From Brassica rapa cultivar Chiifu-401-42 chromosome A06, CAAS_Brap_v3.01, whole genome shotgun sequence:
GATAGCCACTTATTTGCCACACATGAGAGCTGGTGACATTTATAGGCTCAACAGTTTTTTCGGGTCTAACAACAAGACTTTGTATCGTGTTGCGGAACCAAGTTTCACCATCACATTCTCATCGACCTCTGTCCTCTCTGATCTAGAGGACAGTTTGGTATGTTTCCCTGAGGACCGTTTCCGTTCCATGGACATGAGGAGTTTGATGCTGCCTGCGACTTGAGAGGGGATCTTTATGGTAAGTTCTCAATGTTTTATAAGATAATGTTCATCTAACTTGGATCAACCGTTTTAATTCGatcaaatatatttagaatTCTTTGTCTAGGATAGTGTCATGATCCATACTTGCATAGGAATACGAACGTTGCAATCATCAAAAGAGGCAACTAAACTCCGTACCACAATCTCATATGATTTTCTATTTTCTGTAgtataaaaattatctattattaaaaaaattattttgttatccGTACCACAATCTCATATGATTTTCTATTTTCTGtagtataaaaattatttattataaaaaaaataaattattttgttcatATCATTATTTTAAACCTCAAAGCTTCAgactctctattttttttttgtaatctaacGAACTCTACAATTTCATAAGGAAACAATAAGAGTTATTACCATTGGGGTTCTTCGATTTAGGTACGCCGATCAAGACGCCGGAAGAGACAGCGGTCTTGCCACTGAGTTTGGTCAGACCGGAGGTGACTGACGCTTCGCATGTGGCTTGCTTCGAGTGGGGAACGCCGATTGAATGGCTGGAAGATAGATAGGGTGTTCCGATGGGCTTGATCGTGCCGGGAGAGGAGTCAGCCTCAACGCCTTTTCGTTTCTCGGAGGTGGATTTTCTGTTGGAACTCATTGCAACTGAAGCTTAATCGAAATAAGACTCGGATTAAAAGTTGTATAAACAAAATCTGAAGGAGAAAAGGCGGATTAagagttttataaacaaaatcGAAAGGAGAAAAGCAAAACGAATCCATAAATGAGAGTAAAGGGAGAACGAAGTGGAGGATGTATTGATTGTTTAGGGCTCAGATCGCGAAACGGatcaaagaagaggaagagcaaaGGTGATGAAGAATCGATCTGAGTTAGGGTCTGAGAAACGCGTAAGGGAGAGGTCGTTTGGTCCCCGTCTATGTCGACCAATGATCTGATGGGCTTCAGAAAACACGGTAAGCCCAATTGTGCTAAacacatttgttttttttttaaacacggTAGGCCCAAGAAAGGCAACACATGTGACATGGCAAAAATGTGCTTTCTGATTGGATGATTAAATTGTCTTACGTGGACATGCTGGTTGAGGCTGATATTCAGCTTTTATTACTTATATAGATTTAATGGTTTTAGTTTTGGTTAATCAATTTAATAGATAAACTGAAACTAAGTATGAAACcatttgtaatttattttagtttctgCTCTGATTATGACTCTCCCTCATGTGACTTCTTCAACCCTATCATCTCTTCAATTGTCTTTCAGTTTCCCGTGTGCCGGCATACTTTTGATATAATTATCTACTTCATATCGTCACTTCTCGATGGGCTTTCATTTGCTGGATATTTCATTTCAAACTCAAGAGTTCATCTCATGTGGGCTCCTGTGTTCAAGATTCTAATCATCCTGATTGGGCTATTTCGAGTTGGATTTATTAGTTAGTACTTATATGGATTTCAGTTAAGGGTTAGTAAAATAACTATGGTTGGTTTTTGTAAGCTACCTTTGCCAGTTTGCcgcgttaattttttttatcaaacatgcCACATTCAAGTATATGCAAGcaaagtttcaaaaaagaaagaaagaagattgAGTTTAACGGTTCAAATGAAGTCTTGACTTCTCGGATGAGTTGATAAGGAAGATGAACCATAGAAGCCTCCGTAGTTACTGAGCCTGCTGTTAGTAGATGGGCATATTGTTGGGGAATTGTCCCGAGTGGATGCACTGCACTGATTtcataattttgataaaaacagacatatatatatatatatatatattagatttcTATAGGAACATGCTAATTAGCatgaaaaaaaatgagaagGGAACAAATATAAATTCAATTGTAAATTCCGGTAGAAAGCATATTTTATTATCTCCACTGAAGAAATAaagtaatattattttgttggtGCATGTTATGTAAATGTGTTTTGTTTACTTTCcaggaaataaaaataaacactaTAGGACAACGTTTCTGCAAAATAATTCGATCTTTTGTTTCCTGacagttaaaaatatattttgccaATGATTAGAAAAAATAGAGTGTAAAATTGttgttaattttcaaaaatttaaagtttttaattataatttatttaattaagtgAAAAAATCCAAAGAAAGAAttataaagtatattttttctataaatttaacattaaattttaatttattaaaccatcattttctctcattttatttaattttcaattcaaacaaatttttaatatcattttcGTCGGCATATGATAACATAGGGAAAATTCATAATCTCTGCAAAATCGTTTTACATTTTTTCCCTCACAATTACATAATATAGTTTGCCAATGATTTGAGAAGAGAAAGTGCAAAATTGTTTTTGATCTCCTAAAATCTAAAGTCTTTTAAACATTATTTACTAAATCAAGTAGAAGAAGtcaaataaattgtttttaaaatatatataacccGAAGAACATACCAAAATGTTACGATTCTTTTATGATTTTATGAGATGAGAAAGTAAATTATCTATTTTCTAATGACATTTAGTTTAATTTATCATATACAAGTGAAATTTATCGTGATAATATATAAACAAGGAATAACATCTGTAGCAACTTTACATATTGTCGTTCCTAAGGAAATGCTTTTAGAAAGAAGTTGATGAGTTTGAGATATATGATTTCAAATTATTGACATATGTAAAAAGTAATTGTGTACATTAGTTGCGTTACATGAATTTTAATGTTATTTGTATAGTAGAAGATTTATTATACAATCCGAATAATTTATAGGATAATATATATTAACGGATTTATGTTCGTCACGGATAAAAATATCTCttttttgataataatttttctatgtatttttcttcaacatatatatatatatatatatttaatgtgcactttatataataataaataatgattactatatattataaaactaaacatttgaaactaaaataaatattaaaaatgtaatgCTATTTGTTAAAGAATAGTAAAGTTTACTGCAATTTTAATTCAAaacgaaaatatttattattatgttCTCATAATTCTttcattatttgtttgtttataatatttttatctataataatttttaaatacttcattaattaatataaaataacttttattagaactttccgcccgtagggcggaccgaccctagtatacatataaagaaaatgacATCTACACATGTGAGTATACACATTTCTTACTCAAGCCAAGCATTGACTACATTTTATTGTTTACAAAGAGTCTAGTTACAAGAAGTGTGTTCAATTTTTGTCGTTGTTTTGTTCGTCAGTAGTGGATTGCAACTCGCAATTGGATGACATGGTTCAAGAATtgaataaaagtataaaactaaTGACCACTTCGGTTTTGTTCGTCAGATGAGGATAAGTTTCAGAAAGCTACCTTATCTGGTAAATATACTGACTATGACTCTTAGCTTCAGACCGTTTTATCTCTAAAAGTCAAGACATCTAGTATTGGATTTGAACAAGACTTGTGTTGTTTTCATTTGACTTATAAGAGCTGCCAACACATTCAGAAAATTTCCCACGGGAAATTTCCAACagatctttatatataaagaaaggTTTTTTCTCTCCTGGTGAAGCAACCTCAGCATCCAGCCAGATAAGTTGAACTCTATGAGCATGACACGTGTCACAAGAGAACAAAACGCTTAACTTCATTTAGTCCCAAATCTGATTTTATCGTGTTACGCTTCACCTCTTTTTAAATCACCTCATTCATAATGTTATCGTCTCTTCCTTTTCCCATTCCCTGAAACTAAACGTCTCCATTAACGGATATTCTTCTGTTCATGCTATAAAGCTTATCAACAACACCGCTCTTTTCACCACCTTGCTCAATCCGCCGCCATTGCCCCTACAGTCTCCGATCTACCACAAATGGTAAACCTAGCGTCGTCCTCCAGGTTTCGAACCCTTTCGGTATAAAAGTTTCAGACTTTCATCTCCAATCTGACCCTCCAAGTCAGAGTCTCGATGGGTTCTATAGCCGGATTCGCGGTTAAAATTTACGCTGCTTCGGTAATGTATTAGCGATAGGTAAGCCTCGGATGTCTCCGGAGATTTTCGAAGCTTTGAGTGCTAGAGGAATTCAGAAACTCTTTCCTATTCAGGTACGCTCTTCTTTCTGGAATGGGGTCGATTGAAAGTTATCTGACTTTTAACTCAATATTGATGTTTGTTGTTTGTGTAAAGAGTTGTGCTTGAGCCAAAAATACAAGGCCGTGCTAGGACGTGAACTAGAAAGACTCTTGCTTTTGAGATTCATGTCATTGACAGAATCAAAAAGATCTACTCTAAACACGGGTTTGTCAATCCTAAGATTGTATTTGCATATTTGAGGACTCAAATATTCACACTTTTTATGGTTTTTGTGTAGATTTGATGTGTGAAAAGCTTGGGAAGAACcttatttgtttggttttggCTCCGACAAGAGAGTTTGCTGGTTATGTTGAGAACGAATTCAGAGAAGCTCTGTCTCTCGGTGATGCACTAAACAGAGGATTGAGCAACTGTCTGGATACATCAACAGCAGGTGCAGATACATGTCAGTGGAACACCGCTTCTGCAGTCTGTTCTTTGTCAAAGTGAAGCACGGACAATCGTATCCTGATTGCTGAAGCAAGAGCAATCCCTGTTGGGAATCCTCTCTATATATGAAATTACGAAGAGCTGATATTTTTTTCTGGTGCAGTCACTTCGATAGTTCAAGTTAGAGCGGGAACCATGGAAGCAAGAGAAAACGCAGCAATGACACTCTTTACACTTACGGTAGCCGGTGTAAACAAGATCATAAACGGCAGTGTGATACTTGCTTAACTGGACCTTCTCGATCACGGGTCCCCAAAAGAGAAGAATGATGCAGTGATAGCATTGTTCGAGCTGCTGCAGTGGTTAAGATACCAAGTGTTGATGAAGCTTGAACACGATGTTGTTGTGCGATTGGTGGATCCATCGAAGAACGGAACATAGAAAGGGAAAAGGTAAGCTACGTCTTCGTCAGTGTTTCTGCACATCATGCCAATTGTTTattatgttaatatttttttcagtcAATTTTGTCTTTGGATAGTAATTCCATTTGTGGAATCAAATCTGGAGTTAGTCAGCCAAAAGTGCTTTCCAGAATCGCACTATTTAGCTTGCTatgtatgtattttcatattttgttatatttataacAGAATGAAGGAGAATAGTTTTGAATTTTGGTCTTCTTGGTACTTGATTCGTCAATTTCCATTTTGTTTCTCTACATATGAATTGGTGAACCAAATTCTCTGCAAACTGATCCACTGGTCAACACGAAGGAGGAAACAACGGATGCTGACAAGGGTCCTGATCACTCCAACTATGGAGACAGTGAAGCTGGCCAAAACTTTCTCAATTTCATTTCTGCTTCTTAAGTTTTTTACCCTTCACTAAATAATGTAGTTGTCTTGCAAGTTGcaactttttaattaattagctATGGTTTTCGTTTGTTGAAGTATGATTGGTACTGCTGGTAATTTTAGTATTTATGTTGTGGCTATGAACATCTTTTGGTTAATCATATTTTTGGTTTCGTATTGTTTTGGCATTATTTCGGAAacagtaaaaaaatatatagcaaCAACAAACACCACTATTACAATAAACAATtgtagttttattttcttacttTAAGCTAGACTTTgtcctaaaatagaaaaagtaaaaaaaacaaaggaactcaaattaaaataaactaacGTAATTCAATTGTAATAGTGAAGATTAAAGTAAATAACTGTAAAGTCTGAACGAGGGTACTGTAATGCAcaataatttgataaaaataaataagagtatataaaataaagtatttaCTTTCTTAATAAAAAAGggttattgttttatttatagaatCATAACTATGCATGGGATTATGTAATTTACTCAACCATCTTTGATTCTCAATatttaaatatcatatataagTAAATTTTCATGAAAATAATTGTtctaacataatatataactaatccaataaaacaaaatcaattcaaaatttccatattccatttttttattaGCTTTGCTTTATTACCCTCTTCGTactcaatataacattttacttttaataaaaaatgtaatcTCAAATAATCACCATTTCCGTTCTAATAGCATGTCGTAATTATAATAGCATGTCGTAAGAATATGATttcaacataaaaataataactctTATAACAAAAGTTACCCAAAACTCAATTCTTCTGAACCCAATCACATAAAGTTTCGTAAAAAGAAATCACATGAAGTCCATTTGAACCCCTCACAGCGTATCAATGTCACATCTCCTTATATAAAAacaactattattttttttttaataacagaAACAACTATTATAAACAAGCAAAACATATTTATCACATATAATTTTTCTTCACTTaaacttttctaaaaaaaaataattattgcaCATATGTATATTTCTTGCAAATGCAAACCTAAAACATAAACcacaaaatcatacaaaaaataataacatagatcacaagtaaagtatatcccgcccgtagggcggaccgaTCCTAGTAACTCATATACTGATCCTAACATGTTACAGGCCAAGAAATGAAGGTACAGCTTTCACCAGAAATAACAAGGAATAAACTAAAGCTGATATTTGATGGTGTTCTAGAGACAGCACAGCAGACAACAATCTGTTGTTTGAACTTCATTTAATATCACTAATATTGTAACCACGCTTATTTACAATGTTGATATATGTACTAACAATGGTGCTATGTTTATACACCCTATTGTTCTATATGTACATGTTGGTAAAACTATTCACAAGGAGGTGAAGTATGAAGGCCTTAACCGAGAAAAAACTTGTCCTTGTCAGAGTCTGATTCGTAACTAGCACTAGCAGTCAATATACGTTGATTTTATCTCGTCTCCATGTCCTCTTCCTCCTGCAGATATGAAATTAGAATCTAAAGGGCCTCATATGTAAAAAGAACTAACCCGGAACTAAGAAAAGATGTAACATCAGTGCATAAATAATTCTTACCGCTTCTGTAACTTGACTGATTGGTGGAGTGTCTTGAAACTGCACACTAGGTGCGTGTATCACTTGCGAAAGTTGCTTTAGTAGTGTCTTCCTATAATTAAAGGCAGAAACAATTTTCATAAACAATGATTGGCACCATGATACATCTTTAGAACGACCTAGGCATTGAAGTAAAGAGGTATTAGAAGATTACTTTATTTTTGCAATATCTCCGTCTGTGTTTAAATTCTCCATGGGGTTTGGCTCGATATGAAGTTTATAACTTGGGGCAAAACAATCGTCGTCCGCAATCATAGGGCAATCGTCGTTGAGTTCTTTTCCAACCGCAACACCTGTCTGCGCCAAGGGAACCAGAAAGAAAGCACCATTCAAGAACAGGACTTGCACGAATATAATTGGAAAACACACATAGTTGAAGTTAGTAAAGAGACCTCATAGCACCAGCAACGTGCAACATTTCCAAGAGTGTGACCTTGACCACCCAAGAGCAGGAGAGGAACATTAAATGATCTTATGTACCCGAGACAAGCACCATGACCCTTGACAGACAAGTTGAATTTACCCAACGCATCACCAGATAATGAATCAGGGCCGCACAGAAGAACAATTGCTTCTGGTTGATAAACCTCCATAGCCTTTTGGATGATAGGTACAAATAAAGTGGCGAAACTTGCATCGTCCAGACCATTCTTCAGTGGTGCATTTAGAGAATAGTATTCTCCCTTTCCTACCCCGTAGTCTGTTATGTCTCCTCTTCTTTGGTCGACCCCAGACTTGTGGAAAGAAACAGTCATAACTCTATCAGTTTTGTGGAATGCTTCTTGTACTGCTTCCCCATGGTAGTAGCCAATATCTATGTAGAGTACTCGCTGTCAAAACCAAAGTCATGTTGAAAAGTGTAGTTACTAACTCATGTATAAGCATCTCTATATTCCCAGAAACATCTCGCAAACCAAGATTCAATTATCAACGCTTAATCAAAATTCAGAGGCAAAGTTACCAACACAAGTAGAAGGTTCTCTATAGCTCAAGAATCAAGAATGAACGCTTTATCAAATATAAGAAACGATTCACCGGCAAAGTTACTAACTCTCCTAGAAGGTTCTCTTTAGCTCAAGAATCAAGAATCAACGCTTTATCAAATACAACACAGGCAAAGTTACTAACTCAGGTAGAAGGTTCTCTTTAGCTAAAGAATCAATAATCAACGCTTTTAATCAAATACTGttggaactattttttgaacattatgaataatgtattcatatgtcaaaaaataagttttatttgaatgagaaatggaagtctaatgtgtgtgatttgaaaaacttatataaagtagcaaatacacacattggatatttgaaattggatttgggttttttgatttgttagttggacttcatgttcattgacttaatcttataaaccaaatatatgttgatcttttatattgataaaatataaaaaagaaatcaattttaaagtatattattttgtttgaattggtcaaaacaataataattttattctttaatttcttggtcaaaatgtggaataaattcacataataatgacaagaattaaaaactccattagtgcactatggaggtttcatttttgtgttgaaaaatgaaacttgtgcttctcattatatttctatataaaggCTTGTGAGCCATTTAGAAAATACACACATTCATACAATCAAGAAACATTTCTCCCACTCAGAATAGTTatgctagtatttttttttattttgagtctgagagtacatcacagaaataggttcgatagattctgtttttcggtgatggtaaacagaaacaatgctgcagttgtatcttgggaatctgagcgccataaaaccgtcacactacggggcgtttaaagatttaaggaaagagattatctatctcgactctgcaattcttctttatttttatattttggtattgaaactttagtttatgttcttattattctttacaAATATCAGTTGTCCTATGGTAGTAAAATAAGGTTCCTACATtcttaaatctttaaaaatattgtttatgcTTTTGCACTAACAATACTGATATTtgttaaaagttttttatttgtaaGAACAGGTTAAAGATGCTGGAATCGGATCTTGTTTATCATAAAAACAGGAATTCGAGAATTCATGGTGATGAAAAAGCAATTGTTATGATCTTTTCAGATCGATCATGCGCAGGGATTTCTTATAATAATCTTAGCTATTGTTTTTCTGTGAATCTTCTTTATCATCAAGCGTTGATCATTAGTTACAGATtttctgaaagaaaaaaaaaacaatttgatttgatttgtctTTTGACGTGTTGAAACCGTCGTGTTGCACTTTCgcttgatttttaaaattattttgaaacaaaagtgTGACTTGTATGATCTAATCATGCTTATACGACTGGTTTTTATCAAAATTCAAGCGTTTGATCTTGCATATATTAGCAACTGTGGAGCGTTTGTTcttgtggttttttttttttttaagctttTAATGCATTTACTTTGTGTATTTGTTTTGCATTTAGTTGTGATCAAATTCGTCAGTTTACatgatcaaataatttatttgttcaAAATCTGTTAATGCTTTGACTTGGCTAAagataattatttgttttagttATCAAGAATGCTAACGTTTTTTATTTCTGTTTCAGATTTTTTGGAACAACTTAATTTGATTATTAAGTGTTTGATCAAGaggaaaaaaaatgattcaagTTTCAAAAATATGGTGAAACCGTTGTCAGAAAGAACATTTTGATTCTTAAGGAATCATGTTGTATAAATGGAAATGGATTCGTGAGTCGACGCCCCAAATTAAGTTTGGGAGAGGTCTGCCACATAGGAATCATTTTTCATTTAGAAAAGATAATGTTGTTGATAATGATCAAAACATTCATATTTTGTCAATGCTTAAACGCTAGTTGTAAAAAGATTGACCATACAAAAACAATGAGAATTTTCAGACCAATATGACTGAAACTAACATGTGTATTGTAGTTTATAAAGTCAATATGGTTGAAAATAATCATATAATGGTTTTGATGGCACAAATAATATCTTGTgtatatttgttaaaaaaagcaaaatatGTGTTTGGAAAAGATCCAAAACATACAAATTAGATTTATAAATCAACTTGAGAGAACTATGAAAATAGTTGTATGAAAATGTGAATttctaaaaatgaaatatatttttagagaaaattgtgataattttcgaaaatgctttttatttatttaaatctaaaAGAGTTGTAGATCAATCCTTCTAAACTCTTAAGAGATGTTAAATGTAAATGTACATTTTTTTGAGTTATCTCAAGAAATGTGGGGGAAGCTTTGCTTACCATATAAAGTTGTTGGCAAAAGGCCAAATGAACTTAGTGATAGTTatcacaatatatttttttttattaaaaaaaaaacaaactagtGTCATACACTGAGTTTTGTGTATAATGGTTAATTGTATCTTGAATAAAAGATGACAAAAATCATTAGACAATTGATCTCGACTAATCTCAAGAGATTATGTTCACTATGGTGACAACCTAGGATCCTTTAATTAAAGGTGTGTCATGAGATCAAATTGTTATATCATCAAAAGGAATGGGTCGCCTGTGAATTAAGATGAGGTTTCGCGGTAACTCTACCTAACTGACTGGAGATCCCAAGAAATAGGTTCAAGGAGACAACTAAGTGAAACTAAGTCTGCCCAAAGCACTGTAAGACTTCGGTCTATACCCAATTCCTATGATGATTAAACAGTGCTACATGTAAGGAATACAGGATAAGCATTAGCTTTTAATGATTTGTGTCCATAGCTTTAAGATATGAATGGAGTAGTACATGATACTCCTCTAAACAAAGTTAATGGCAAATCACCT
This genomic window contains:
- the LOC103873565 gene encoding histone deacetylase 7-like isoform X2; this encodes MKSIFVAFWRKRKTQRNRKRKKMASLASGPDGRKRRVSYYYEPYIGDGMESQQIRTTHKLIRSYYLPRYMDIIRPRAAHHSDFTKFHSPEYISFLRSVTPESARLKTATDPSFKRFNLDAWDSPVFSGLFPYCRLYAGGSISAAEKLNRHEADIAINWSGGMHRAKIDKACGFGYVNDVVLGILELLKVFKRVLYIDIGYYHGEAVQEAFHKTDRVMTVSFHKSGVDQRRGDITDYGVGKGEYYSLNAPLKNGLDDASFATLFVPIIQKAMEVYQPEAIVLLCGPDSLSGDALGKFNLSVKGHGACLGYIRSFNVPLLLLGGQGHTLGNVARCWCYETGVAVGKELNDDCPMIADDDCFAPSYKLHIEPNPMENLNTDGDIAKIKKTLLKQLSQVIHAPSVQFQDTPPISQVTEAEEEDMETR
- the LOC103873565 gene encoding histone deacetylase 7-like isoform X1: MKSIFVAFWRKRKTQRNRKRKKMASLASGPDGRKRRVSYYYEPYIGDGMESQQIRTTHKLIRSYYLPRYMDIIRPRAAHHSDFTKFHSPEYISFLRSVTPESARLKTATDPSFKRFNLDAWDSPVFSGLFPYCRLYAGGSISAAEKLNRHEADIAINWSGGMHRAKIDKACGFGYVNDVVLGILELLKVFKRVLYIDIGYYHGEAVQEAFHKTDRVMTVSFHKSGVDQRRGDITDYGVGKGEYYSLNAPLKNGLDDASFATLFVPIIQKAMEVYQPEAIVLLCGPDSLSGDALGKFNLSVKGHGACLGYIRSFNVPLLLLGGQGHTLGNVARCWCYETGVAVGKELNDDCPMIADDDCFAPSYKLHIEPNPMENLNTDGDIAKIKKTLLKQLSQVIHAPSVQFQDTPPISQVTEAVRIIYALMLHLFLVPG